A single genomic interval of Hyphomicrobiales bacterium harbors:
- a CDS encoding dimethyl sulfoxide reductase anchor subunit, with the protein MHPAYSVILFTTASGAGYGLLVLLALAGLFGWVPIEQGSGLAGFGAGLGLVTAGLLSSTFHLGRPERAWRAFSEWRTSWLSREGVAAVATYAPAGLLALLWCFGGGLGAVGGVLALLTVVAALATIYCTGMIYACLRTVPEWNLSIVPWVYIGLGLAGGGLLFNLWCAAAGYGGAWSGWLALALLLCGLALKVAYWRQTRALGVRFTAGDATGLGALGRVRPFEAAHATPNFVMREMGYRVGRRHAMRLRILAIVAGFIAPAALLLMGAAFDAGLTAALLALVSGALGVLVERWLFFAEARHLVTLYYGADAI; encoded by the coding sequence ATGCATCCGGCCTATTCCGTCATCCTCTTTACCACCGCATCGGGCGCCGGCTACGGCCTCCTCGTGCTGCTGGCGCTGGCCGGCCTGTTCGGCTGGGTACCGATCGAGCAGGGATCGGGGCTCGCGGGCTTCGGGGCCGGGCTCGGATTGGTGACGGCGGGGCTCCTTTCCTCGACCTTCCACCTCGGGCGGCCCGAACGCGCATGGCGTGCGTTCTCGGAGTGGCGCACCTCGTGGCTTTCGCGCGAGGGAGTAGCGGCGGTGGCAACCTACGCACCGGCGGGCCTTCTCGCGCTGCTGTGGTGCTTCGGCGGCGGGCTCGGCGCGGTGGGTGGTGTGCTGGCCCTCCTCACAGTGGTTGCGGCTCTCGCCACGATCTACTGCACGGGGATGATCTATGCCTGCCTCAGGACAGTGCCCGAATGGAACCTCTCCATCGTGCCTTGGGTGTACATCGGGCTCGGGTTGGCGGGCGGGGGTCTCCTTTTCAACCTCTGGTGCGCAGCGGCGGGCTATGGCGGGGCCTGGAGTGGCTGGCTGGCGCTGGCGCTGCTGCTTTGCGGCCTCGCGCTCAAGGTCGCCTATTGGCGCCAGACGAGGGCACTCGGCGTGCGCTTCACGGCCGGCGATGCCACGGGCCTCGGCGCGCTCGGCCGGGTCAGACCGTTCGAGGCGGCGCACGCGACACCGAACTTCGTCATGCGTGAAATGGGCTATCGCGTCGGACGGCGGCACGCCATGCGGCTGCGGATCCTGGCGATCGTCGCGGGCTTCATCGCCCCGGCGGCGCTTCTATTGATGGGCGCGGCCTTCGATGCCGGCCTTACGGCCGCGCTCCTTGCGTTGGTGAGCGGGGCGCTCGGCGTGCTGGTCGAGCGCTGGCTGTTCTTTGCCGAAGCGCGTCATCTCGTCACGCTCTATTATGGGGCCGATGCGATCTGA
- a CDS encoding redoxin family protein codes for MRMPDIALSSTKGGAVSLAALTGRSVVFCYPRTGVPGEPLPEGWDAIPGARGCTPQACGFRDLAEDFRHQGARILAVSTQDTAFQREMAERLHLPFPVLSDAGLELTRQLSLPTFEAAGMTLLKRLTMVLDDGVVTHVLYPVFPPDRSAQEALAWIAAHPVTGGRS; via the coding sequence ATGCGCATGCCTGACATCGCGCTTTCCTCGACCAAGGGCGGCGCAGTTTCACTCGCCGCGCTAACGGGCCGCTCCGTGGTCTTTTGTTATCCACGCACGGGTGTCCCGGGCGAGCCACTACCGGAGGGCTGGGACGCGATACCGGGGGCACGCGGCTGCACGCCGCAGGCCTGCGGCTTCCGCGATCTCGCCGAGGACTTCCGTCACCAGGGCGCGCGAATTCTCGCCGTCAGCACCCAGGACACCGCCTTCCAGCGAGAAATGGCCGAGCGGCTGCACCTGCCGTTCCCAGTGCTGAGCGACGCGGGCCTCGAGCTCACCCGTCAGCTCTCCCTGCCGACGTTCGAGGCGGCTGGCATGACGCTCCTGAAGCGCCTCACGATGGTGCTGGACGACGGCGTCGTGACACACGTTCTCTATCCGGTGTTTCCGCCCGACCGGAGCGCGCAGGAGGCGCTCGCCTGGATCGCGGCCCATCCCGTGACGGGAGGCCGCTCATGA
- a CDS encoding molybdopterin-dependent oxidoreductase, producing the protein MPEARHAHVDTSPKVADEIKTTTCYMCACRCGIKVYLQDGQVRYIEGNRDHPVNKGVLCGKGAAGIMQHLSPARLRAPMKRVGPRGSGEFVEIGWEEALALATDWLGEVRARDPKRLAFFTGRDQSQSLTGWWAIQYGTPNYAAHGGFCSVNMAAAGLYTFGGSFWEFGEPDWELTEYFMLWGVAEDHGSNPIKKGLGKLKERGTKVVSVNPVRTGYGAIADEWLGIRPGTDGLLAGALVHELMAAGRIDLDYLVRYTNAHWLIIQAPGADDDGLIARNGAGRPLAWDKGTGGLAEATASGIVPAVVGSYTLEDGRRAVPVLELIARRFLGEDYSPDAVAGRTGIPADTIRRIARELAEAAFEREVVLDVAWTDWTGKRHDKMIGRPVSLHAMRGISAHSNGFQTCRTIHLLQILLGSIDCPGGFRYKAPYPKSVPPPLKPHGRLDSIKPNTPLGGPHLGFPTSPADLLLCDDGVTPCRIDKGFSWDAPLSAHGLMHMVITNAGLGDPYPIDVLFLYMANMSWNSAMNVPDTIGHLTARDPVTGDYKVPKIIYSDAYYSEMVAYADLILPDTTYLERWDCISMLDRPISEPDAPADAIRQPVVEPDRDVRGFQSVLIDLGARLALPGFVTPEGSPRYPGGYSDYMVNHERAPGVGPLAGWRGADGKSFGKGAPNPDQLSRYIENGCFHAHHLAEGMRYFKHANRDHLEWAHSVGMHNSTDPVIFQLYSEPLQRFRLSARGHGAPQPPASHRERIEAYFDPLPFWYPPFEEEIVGGSEYPFHAITQRPMHMYHSWGSQNAWLRQITGQNRLFMNRQRAEALAIADDDWVWLTSHVGRVKCQVRLMEGCNADTLWTWNAIGKRGGAWGLDPDSAEIKKGFLLNHLIGELLPEREGGYRYSNSDPITGQAAWYDLRVRIEKAAHDERETSEPRFEPIAPMPDRAPGLIQYGRQFEDQKP; encoded by the coding sequence ATGCCCGAGGCCCGCCACGCGCACGTCGACACCTCACCCAAGGTGGCCGACGAGATCAAGACGACCACGTGCTACATGTGCGCATGCCGCTGCGGCATCAAAGTCTACCTGCAGGACGGGCAGGTCCGCTACATCGAGGGCAACCGCGACCACCCGGTGAACAAGGGTGTGCTCTGCGGCAAGGGCGCGGCCGGGATCATGCAGCACCTCTCGCCCGCCCGCCTCAGGGCACCGATGAAGCGGGTCGGCCCGCGCGGCTCCGGCGAGTTCGTCGAAATCGGCTGGGAGGAGGCGCTGGCGCTGGCCACCGACTGGCTCGGCGAAGTCCGGGCGCGCGACCCCAAGCGCCTCGCCTTCTTCACGGGACGCGACCAGAGCCAATCGCTCACGGGCTGGTGGGCCATCCAGTACGGGACGCCCAACTATGCCGCGCACGGGGGCTTTTGCTCCGTCAACATGGCAGCGGCGGGGCTCTATACCTTCGGGGGCTCGTTCTGGGAGTTCGGCGAACCCGACTGGGAGCTGACCGAATACTTCATGCTCTGGGGGGTGGCCGAGGATCACGGCTCGAACCCGATCAAGAAGGGCCTCGGCAAACTCAAGGAGCGCGGCACCAAGGTCGTTTCCGTCAATCCGGTGCGCACAGGCTATGGCGCCATCGCCGACGAATGGCTCGGCATCCGGCCGGGGACCGACGGCCTGCTCGCCGGAGCCCTGGTCCACGAATTGATGGCAGCCGGCCGCATCGATCTCGACTATCTCGTGCGCTACACGAACGCCCACTGGCTGATCATTCAGGCCCCCGGGGCAGACGACGACGGGCTCATCGCACGCAATGGCGCGGGCCGGCCGCTCGCCTGGGACAAGGGCACGGGCGGCCTCGCGGAGGCCACCGCGAGCGGCATCGTGCCGGCGGTTGTCGGATCGTACACGCTCGAGGATGGGCGGCGCGCGGTGCCGGTGCTCGAACTCATCGCGCGGCGCTTCCTCGGCGAGGATTATTCTCCCGATGCGGTCGCCGGGCGGACCGGCATCCCGGCGGACACCATCCGGCGGATCGCGCGCGAACTCGCGGAGGCCGCCTTCGAGCGCGAGGTCGTTCTCGACGTCGCGTGGACCGATTGGACCGGCAAGCGGCACGACAAGATGATCGGCCGGCCGGTCTCGTTGCACGCCATGCGCGGTATTTCGGCCCACTCGAACGGTTTCCAGACCTGCCGCACGATCCACCTCCTGCAGATCCTGCTCGGCTCGATCGATTGCCCCGGTGGCTTCCGCTACAAGGCACCCTACCCCAAGAGCGTGCCGCCGCCCTTGAAGCCGCACGGTCGCCTCGACTCGATCAAGCCCAATACACCCCTCGGAGGACCGCACCTCGGCTTTCCGACGAGCCCGGCCGATCTCCTTCTTTGCGACGACGGGGTGACGCCCTGCCGCATCGACAAGGGCTTTTCCTGGGATGCCCCGCTCTCGGCGCATGGCCTCATGCACATGGTCATCACCAACGCCGGGCTCGGGGACCCCTATCCGATCGACGTCCTCTTCCTCTACATGGCCAACATGAGTTGGAACTCGGCCATGAACGTGCCGGATACGATCGGCCACCTCACGGCACGCGATCCTGTCACGGGCGACTATAAAGTCCCCAAGATCATCTATTCGGACGCGTACTATTCCGAGATGGTCGCCTATGCCGATCTCATCCTGCCCGACACCACGTATCTCGAGCGGTGGGACTGCATCTCGATGCTCGACCGGCCGATCTCGGAACCGGACGCGCCAGCCGATGCGATCCGCCAGCCGGTGGTCGAGCCGGATCGCGACGTGCGCGGGTTCCAGAGCGTGCTCATCGACCTCGGAGCGCGGCTGGCTCTGCCCGGATTCGTCACGCCGGAGGGTTCGCCACGCTATCCCGGCGGGTATTCCGACTACATGGTGAACCACGAGCGTGCACCCGGTGTCGGCCCGCTCGCCGGCTGGCGCGGCGCGGATGGAAAAAGCTTCGGCAAGGGCGCGCCCAATCCGGACCAGCTTTCTCGCTACATCGAGAACGGCTGCTTTCACGCCCACCACCTCGCGGAGGGCATGCGGTATTTCAAGCACGCCAACCGAGACCATCTCGAGTGGGCGCACTCGGTCGGCATGCACAATTCGACCGACCCGGTGATCTTCCAGCTCTACAGCGAGCCACTGCAGCGCTTCCGGCTTTCGGCACGCGGGCACGGGGCGCCACAGCCGCCGGCGAGCCACCGCGAGCGCATCGAGGCGTATTTCGATCCGCTGCCGTTCTGGTATCCGCCGTTCGAGGAGGAGATCGTCGGCGGGAGCGAATATCCGTTCCACGCGATCACCCAGCGCCCCATGCACATGTACCATTCCTGGGGCTCGCAAAACGCCTGGCTACGCCAGATCACCGGGCAGAACCGGCTCTTCATGAACCGGCAGCGGGCGGAGGCACTCGCTATCGCGGACGACGACTGGGTCTGGCTGACGAGCCACGTCGGTCGCGTCAAATGCCAGGTGAGGCTGATGGAGGGCTGCAACGCCGATACGCTCTGGACGTGGAACGCGATCGGCAAGCGGGGTGGCGCATGGGGTCTCGATCCCGACTCCGCCGAGATCAAGAAGGGCTTTCTTCTCAATCACCTGATCGGCGAACTCTTGCCCGAACGCGAGGGGGGATACCGCTACTCCAACAGTGACCCGATCACCGGACAAGCGGCCTGGTACGACCTGCGTGTCAGGATCGAAAAGGCCGCGCACGACGAACGCGAGACGAGTGAGCCGCGCTTCGAGCCAATCGCACCGATGCCCGACCGGGCGCCGGGTCTGATCCAGTACGGCCGGCAATTCGAGGACCAGAAACCGTGA
- a CDS encoding DUF1045 domain-containing protein — protein MSYCGHGQIIKMDQHYFAPARGRKGLETISKGKSRTGSFHERRRAKLGAAIVSAGRRGVDRACHWRLGSGGSPPGLRQFEAGPACLVMPRRYDGSARRGCDPSRRPAECFRCRMFQRYAVYYAPEPHTPLSRFAAAWFGHRSPGATSHTPRETLGLPEELVERATRGPSRYGMHATLKAPFRLADGSDERQLAQEVRALAKRLQPARTGPLEVARLGDFVAMIATGDTSGADAVAAACVTELDHLRAPLTDAERAHRQPSRLDDKERAHLERWGYPHVLDRFRLHITVSDRLPQDEGEAVAAAISRRLKPILAQPFEMAAICLFGDPGDARPFVLLERFRLGD, from the coding sequence ATGTCATACTGTGGACATGGCCAAATCATAAAGATGGATCAGCACTATTTCGCGCCCGCTCGCGGACGCAAGGGATTGGAGACGATCTCGAAAGGTAAGTCGCGTACGGGATCCTTCCATGAGCGGCGCCGAGCAAAACTCGGCGCCGCAATTGTTTCGGCGGGACGCAGAGGCGTCGATCGTGCATGCCATTGGAGACTTGGCAGCGGCGGATCACCGCCAGGGTTGCGCCAGTTCGAAGCCGGGCCAGCTTGCCTCGTGATGCCAAGGCGCTATGACGGCAGCGCTCGGCGCGGTTGCGATCCATCGCGGCGGCCGGCCGAATGCTTCAGGTGCCGCATGTTCCAGAGATACGCCGTCTACTACGCTCCAGAGCCCCACACGCCGTTGTCGCGCTTTGCCGCCGCTTGGTTCGGCCATCGATCGCCGGGCGCAACGAGCCATACCCCGCGCGAAACACTCGGATTGCCGGAGGAACTGGTCGAACGCGCGACACGCGGACCGTCGCGCTATGGAATGCACGCGACGCTGAAGGCGCCGTTCCGCCTCGCGGATGGAAGCGATGAACGCCAACTCGCCCAAGAGGTGCGGGCGCTCGCCAAGCGACTGCAACCGGCCCGCACGGGCCCGCTCGAGGTGGCACGACTGGGCGATTTCGTCGCGATGATCGCGACCGGCGACACGTCCGGCGCCGATGCGGTGGCGGCCGCCTGTGTCACGGAACTGGACCACCTGCGCGCGCCACTGACGGATGCCGAGCGCGCCCACCGCCAGCCGTCCCGGCTCGACGACAAGGAGCGGGCCCATCTCGAGCGTTGGGGCTATCCCCACGTGCTCGACCGGTTCCGCCTGCACATCACCGTCAGCGACCGATTGCCTCAGGACGAGGGAGAGGCCGTCGCTGCCGCCATCTCCCGCCGATTGAAGCCGATCCTCGCCCAGCCGTTCGAGATGGCGGCGATCTGCCTATTCGGCGATCCGGGAGACGCCCGCCCGTTCGTCCTCCTCGAGCGCTTCAGGCTCGGGGACTGA
- a CDS encoding glutathione S-transferase, with protein MIDFYTWSTPNGRKVSIMLEETGMPYEVHPIDINKDEQFQPHFLAISPNNRIPAIVDRETGVGLFESGAILAYLAERSGQLWPTDLAGRYRVLQWLMWQMGGFGPMLGQAHHFLHFNPGSSAYAEERFSKETRRLYGVLDRQLARSEFIAGDYSIADIAAWPWAARFEWQRIDLAEFPNVRRWYLAIAGRPAVQRGYHVPVAQSSIPMPV; from the coding sequence ATGATCGATTTCTACACCTGGTCGACGCCCAACGGGCGTAAGGTCTCGATCATGCTGGAAGAGACCGGCATGCCCTACGAAGTGCATCCGATCGACATTAACAAGGACGAGCAGTTCCAGCCGCATTTCCTCGCCATCAGTCCCAACAATCGCATACCCGCCATCGTCGACAGGGAGACCGGGGTCGGCCTCTTCGAGAGCGGTGCGATCCTCGCCTACCTCGCCGAGCGCTCCGGCCAGCTCTGGCCAACCGATCTCGCCGGGCGCTATCGCGTGCTCCAATGGCTGATGTGGCAGATGGGCGGCTTCGGTCCGATGCTCGGTCAGGCCCATCATTTCCTGCACTTCAATCCCGGCAGTTCGGCCTACGCCGAGGAGCGCTTTTCCAAGGAAACGCGCCGTCTCTACGGTGTGCTCGATCGCCAGCTCGCCCGGAGCGAATTCATCGCGGGTGATTATTCCATCGCCGACATCGCCGCATGGCCCTGGGCCGCGCGCTTCGAATGGCAGCGGATCGATCTCGCCGAGTTCCCGAACGTGAGGCGCTGGTACCTGGCGATCGCGGGGCGACCTGCTGTCCAGCGCGGCTACCATGTCCCGGTTGCCCAGTCCTCCATCCCGATGCCGGTGTGA
- a CDS encoding 4Fe-4S dicluster domain-containing protein, whose translation MTALPERTDKKLGLVIDLDTCVGCQACVTSCKEWNTSGYSAPLSDIGPYGSDPQGAWLNRVHGFEVGEGAASRTVHFPRSCLHCEEPACVTVCPTGASYKRAEDGIVLVNPDTCIGCKLCSWACPYGAREYDPAHGVMKKCTLCVDRIYNENLEPEDRKPACVRACPTGARHYGDLGDPGSAVSRLVADRGGYDLLSEFGYKPVNKYLPPRPRRDATANAGRTDAFLEPVGVGDGSLTEKFFAWADRVLTR comes from the coding sequence ATGACCGCTCTGCCGGAACGTACGGATAAGAAACTCGGCCTCGTCATCGATCTCGACACCTGCGTCGGCTGTCAGGCGTGCGTGACGAGCTGCAAGGAGTGGAACACGTCGGGCTATTCGGCGCCGCTCTCCGACATCGGGCCCTATGGCAGCGACCCGCAGGGTGCCTGGCTCAACCGGGTGCACGGTTTCGAGGTCGGCGAGGGGGCGGCAAGCCGCACCGTGCATTTTCCCCGCTCGTGCCTGCACTGCGAGGAGCCGGCCTGCGTCACTGTCTGCCCGACGGGCGCTTCCTACAAGCGCGCCGAGGATGGCATCGTGCTGGTCAATCCGGACACCTGCATCGGCTGCAAACTGTGCTCGTGGGCGTGCCCCTACGGAGCCCGGGAATACGATCCCGCGCACGGTGTCATGAAGAAGTGCACGCTCTGCGTCGACCGCATCTATAACGAGAACCTCGAGCCCGAGGATCGCAAGCCCGCTTGCGTTCGCGCCTGCCCGACGGGGGCCCGCCACTACGGAGACCTCGGCGATCCGGGCAGCGCGGTTTCGCGGCTCGTGGCCGACCGGGGCGGTTACGATCTCCTTTCGGAGTTCGGCTACAAGCCCGTCAACAAGTACCTGCCGCCGCGCCCCCGGCGCGATGCGACCGCGAACGCCGGGCGGACGGATGCCTTCCTCGAACCCGTCGGGGTCGGCGACGGCTCGCTGACGGAGAAATTCTTCGCCTGGGCCGACCGGGTGCTGACACGCTAG
- a CDS encoding MFS transporter, with product MGAGGKLDGRRPIDEAGRLEAIVGVVAVVGVYSLTVGYTYPALSFNLEARGYSSTVIGLQTAMSGLGTAFGSFAAAVLVRHFGAWPTVICCMATTVVTIMLFGFIPDVEVWYGLRFILSCSGAVLFVVSETWLNEFAPDRLRGRIVGIYTSVIAGLFAAGPLLIPVIGFSGVFPYVVVGVALAVLGSPVLLLRGRAPEVEHVALSHVARTVRLIPLLLLAVGCFGYFDAAILGLWSVYALGEGISADRAALLLTALIIGNLVLQLPLGYLADRYSRRRLLVVCALVGAGGAAGLPLIDLSSAFAVPYLVVWGALAFGVYTLAMTLVGEHLRGPQLLAANAGFSLMWGVGNLVGAGITGPLMDAIGGDGFPLSIFGAYAALLVAALAMVPVRTAVVVLRQGLASAPPATSDPTAAAPIRPAPDIHRKGE from the coding sequence GTGGGCGCTGGTGGAAAGCTCGATGGGCGCCGTCCGATCGACGAGGCGGGCCGACTCGAAGCCATCGTCGGCGTCGTCGCGGTGGTTGGCGTCTATTCGTTGACGGTGGGCTACACCTACCCTGCACTCTCCTTCAACCTCGAGGCCCGTGGCTATTCCTCGACGGTGATCGGTCTGCAGACCGCCATGTCGGGACTTGGAACCGCCTTCGGCTCGTTCGCGGCGGCTGTGCTCGTGCGCCATTTCGGCGCCTGGCCGACGGTCATCTGCTGCATGGCGACGACGGTCGTCACCATCATGCTGTTCGGCTTCATCCCGGACGTCGAGGTCTGGTATGGCCTGCGCTTCATCCTCAGTTGCAGCGGTGCCGTGCTTTTCGTGGTCAGTGAGACCTGGCTGAACGAGTTCGCGCCCGATCGCCTGCGCGGTCGTATCGTCGGCATCTACACGTCCGTCATCGCGGGCCTCTTTGCCGCGGGCCCATTGCTGATCCCGGTGATCGGCTTTTCGGGTGTATTTCCCTATGTCGTCGTCGGCGTCGCCCTCGCGGTCCTCGGCTCGCCCGTCCTCTTGCTGCGCGGCCGTGCTCCCGAGGTCGAACACGTCGCCCTCTCCCATGTGGCGCGCACCGTTCGTCTGATTCCGCTCCTTCTGCTCGCGGTCGGCTGCTTTGGCTATTTCGACGCTGCCATCCTCGGTCTTTGGAGTGTTTATGCGCTGGGTGAGGGCATCTCGGCCGACCGCGCGGCCCTTCTCCTGACCGCGCTCATCATCGGCAATCTCGTCCTGCAGCTGCCACTCGGCTATCTCGCCGATCGCTATTCGCGCCGCCGCCTGCTGGTGGTTTGCGCTCTCGTCGGCGCGGGCGGGGCGGCGGGGCTGCCGCTGATCGATCTCTCGAGCGCCTTCGCGGTGCCCTACCTCGTCGTCTGGGGCGCGCTCGCCTTCGGCGTCTATACGCTGGCCATGACCTTGGTCGGCGAGCACCTGCGCGGCCCGCAATTGCTCGCTGCCAATGCCGGATTCAGCCTGATGTGGGGTGTCGGCAATCTCGTTGGTGCCGGCATCACCGGCCCACTCATGGACGCGATCGGCGGCGACGGTTTTCCGCTCTCGATCTTCGGGGCCTACGCCGCGCTCCTCGTTGCCGCGCTGGCCATGGTGCCGGTGCGCACGGCCGTCGTCGTCCTTCGCCAAGGGCTCGCCTCCGCGCCGCCCGCAACATCCGATCCGACCGCCGCCGCGCCCATCCGTCCGGCCCCTGACATTCACCGCAAAGGAGAGTGA
- a CDS encoding thiamine pyrophosphate-binding protein: MARSTVMRHGGQVLARQLAINGVERVFCVPGESYLAALDGLYETAGIATIICRQEGGAAMMAEADGKLTGRPGIVFVTRGPGATNASAGIHVARQDSTPLIMFIGLPSRDMQDREAFQEFDVTAVFGALAKHASVVPSADRIPEYVGRAFHIAMSGRPGPVVVGLPEDVISAETEVREAKPANPAAAHPSPGVMRALAERLAAAERPLLLVGGPGWSETVRGRIERFAATARVPVATAFRYQDYVDNRHPCYAGHLGIAPDPALAKRVRASDCLIVMGPRLGEMTTGGYSLLEVPNPETFLVHVQPGPDEIGRVYRADIAIAATADEFSEALAGLGEAGGELRAGLCEEAHRDYERFIVPQPSSGPVRLEQIMTLLSEALPADSIVTNGAGNYAGWLHRYYQWKQFRTQLAPTSGSMGYGVPAAIAAKLRHPERQVVALAGDGCFLMTAQEMATALQFDAPIRIIVVNNGMYGTIRMHQEREYPSRVMATSLVNPDFAAMARAFGGHGETVLHTGEFGPALERALAAETFSLIEIRTDGEAITPTSRLSQIREAAMLRQGS, encoded by the coding sequence ATGGCAAGGAGTACGGTCATGCGTCACGGCGGACAGGTTCTGGCGCGCCAACTGGCGATCAACGGCGTCGAGCGGGTGTTCTGCGTGCCGGGCGAAAGCTACCTCGCCGCCCTCGACGGGCTCTATGAAACCGCGGGCATCGCCACCATCATCTGCCGCCAGGAAGGCGGCGCGGCGATGATGGCGGAGGCCGACGGCAAGCTGACCGGCCGGCCCGGCATCGTCTTCGTGACGCGGGGGCCAGGTGCGACCAATGCATCCGCGGGGATTCACGTCGCCCGCCAGGATTCGACGCCGCTCATCATGTTCATCGGCCTGCCCTCGCGCGACATGCAGGACCGCGAGGCGTTCCAGGAATTCGACGTCACGGCCGTTTTCGGAGCCCTCGCGAAACACGCGAGCGTCGTGCCCTCGGCGGACCGCATCCCCGAGTACGTCGGCCGCGCCTTCCACATCGCGATGTCCGGCCGGCCGGGCCCGGTGGTCGTCGGCCTGCCGGAGGACGTCATCAGTGCCGAAACCGAGGTCCGGGAGGCAAAACCGGCGAACCCGGCCGCCGCCCATCCCTCGCCCGGTGTCATGCGCGCCCTGGCCGAGCGGCTCGCGGCCGCCGAGCGCCCGTTGCTGCTGGTCGGCGGCCCGGGCTGGAGCGAGACGGTGCGCGGGCGGATCGAGCGCTTCGCGGCAACCGCTCGGGTGCCGGTGGCGACCGCCTTTCGCTATCAGGACTACGTCGACAATCGCCACCCCTGCTATGCGGGTCACCTCGGCATCGCGCCGGACCCGGCGCTCGCCAAACGGGTTCGCGCGAGCGACTGTCTCATCGTCATGGGGCCACGGCTCGGGGAGATGACGACCGGGGGATACAGTCTCCTCGAGGTCCCGAATCCGGAGACCTTCCTGGTACACGTGCAGCCGGGTCCCGACGAAATCGGCCGCGTCTACCGCGCCGATATCGCCATCGCGGCGACCGCGGATGAATTCTCCGAAGCGCTCGCGGGGCTCGGCGAGGCGGGCGGTGAGTTGCGGGCCGGCCTCTGCGAGGAGGCGCACCGTGACTACGAACGCTTCATCGTGCCGCAGCCCTCGAGCGGGCCGGTGCGGCTCGAGCAGATCATGACGCTCCTCTCGGAGGCGCTGCCCGCCGACAGCATCGTCACGAACGGGGCTGGGAACTACGCCGGCTGGCTGCACCGCTACTACCAGTGGAAACAATTCCGCACGCAACTCGCCCCGACGTCCGGCTCGATGGGCTACGGCGTTCCGGCGGCGATCGCGGCCAAGCTGCGCCATCCCGAGCGCCAGGTGGTGGCGCTCGCCGGCGACGGCTGCTTCCTGATGACCGCACAGGAAATGGCGACCGCCCTGCAGTTCGATGCCCCGATCCGCATCATCGTGGTCAACAATGGCATGTACGGCACCATCCGCATGCACCAGGAGCGCGAATATCCTTCCCGTGTGATGGCGACGAGCCTCGTCAACCCGGACTTCGCGGCGATGGCGCGCGCCTTCGGCGGACATGGAGAAACCGTGCTGCATACGGGCGAGTTCGGACCGGCACTCGAACGGGCGCTCGCCGCGGAGACATTCTCCCTGATCGAAATCAGAACCGACGGAGAGGCGATCACCCCGACCTCGCGGCTCTCGCAAATCCGCGAAGCAGCGATGCTGCGACAGGGCTCCTGA